In Pantoea cypripedii, the following proteins share a genomic window:
- the recB gene encoding exodeoxyribonuclease V subunit beta: MSLLPESLNPLTLPLRGERLIEASAGTGKTFTIGLLYLRLLLGLGGERAYTRPLSVEEILVVTFTEAATAELRGRIRANIHELRLACIRGHSNNPMLAQLLQEMPQPAEAASLLLAAERQMDEAAIFTIHGFCQRMLNLNAFESGMLFEQQLIEDEQLLLKQATADFWRRHCYPLTLDVARAIVAEWSGPEQLLTTLRPWLQGETPTLQSPPAPDETLAARHAQNLARISDIKARWAAVGEDIGNLISGSGVDKRSYSSKNLPLWVSKVSLWAQSATHDYQVPAELARFGQQVLIEKTKKGEAPEHALFVAIDQFLAQPISLRDLVIARALTEVRSAVRKEKRLHALLGFDDLLSRLDEALQQPAGPQLAQAIRQRFPVALIDEFQDTDPLQYRIFSTLYVNQPEHALLLIGDPKQAIYAFRGADIFTYIRARNDVSAHYTLDTNWRSSPPMVESVNRLFSRLDAPFLFADIPFLPVHFAEPNQALTLNLDQQPQAALRFWLQPGEGCSVGDYQQLMAQQCAADISHWLQAGHEQRALLGKAPALRPVQASDITVLVRSRNEANLIREALNQLAIPSVYLSNRDSVYTTPEARELLWLLQAVLAPEQERMLRTALATSLFAFDAAQLDALDQDARGWDQLVDTFARWQLVWQQRGVLPMLREMMQERQLAENLLASENGERHLTDLLHLGELLQEAASQLDSPHALVRHLAQQIARPDSQAASQQLRLESDRHLVQIVTIHKSKGLQYPLVWLPFAAGFREADTALYHDRESFGAVLDLQNDEASLELAEQERLAEDLRLLYVALTRSVYHCSVGVAPLFRGTRKKEGASDLHKSALGFLLQRGEATTAEQLAALLAAMNDAATEVVPAGDADATRWQSQAVSETTLNAREVTRALADPWRVTSYSGLQQHGSSRLLEVMPGFDVDAAADEPGEPQPSALTPHHFPRGAAPGTFLHELFESLDFTQPPSEELLLQHLQQNGYPPHWQPMLSDWIARVVSTPLNAEGIHLAGIEPQHRLVEMAFYLPINGLLRAEEMDALVRSHDGLSQHAPVLDFRQVQGMLKGFIDLVFRWQGKYYLLDYKSNWLGDSHTAYTPQAMAQAMIDHRYDLQYQLYSLALHRYLRHRLADYDYEQHFGGVFYLFLRGMDGSSPDNGVFHTRPSGEFITQLDSLFSGQGVTS; the protein is encoded by the coding sequence ATGAGTTTACTGCCTGAATCGCTCAATCCGCTGACGCTGCCATTGCGTGGTGAGCGGCTGATTGAAGCCTCAGCAGGGACCGGCAAAACCTTTACCATCGGCTTGCTTTACCTGCGCTTGCTGCTTGGATTGGGGGGCGAGCGGGCTTATACCCGCCCGCTCTCAGTTGAAGAGATTCTGGTAGTTACCTTCACCGAAGCCGCTACTGCTGAGCTGCGTGGTCGTATCCGGGCAAATATCCACGAATTGCGGCTGGCTTGCATTCGCGGGCACAGCAACAATCCGATGCTGGCGCAATTGCTACAGGAAATGCCACAACCGGCGGAAGCGGCTTCTTTGCTGCTGGCGGCAGAGCGGCAAATGGACGAGGCGGCGATTTTCACCATCCACGGCTTTTGCCAGCGCATGCTCAACCTGAATGCGTTTGAATCCGGCATGTTGTTTGAACAGCAGCTGATCGAGGATGAACAGCTGTTGCTGAAACAGGCGACGGCGGATTTCTGGCGACGCCACTGCTATCCGCTGACGCTGGATGTGGCGCGTGCCATCGTGGCGGAATGGAGCGGCCCGGAGCAGCTGCTGACAACCTTACGCCCCTGGCTACAGGGCGAGACCCCGACATTGCAGTCTCCCCCCGCACCTGACGAAACGCTGGCGGCACGCCATGCGCAAAACCTGGCACGTATTTCTGACATCAAAGCACGTTGGGCGGCAGTGGGTGAAGACATCGGTAACCTGATTAGCGGCTCCGGGGTCGATAAGCGCAGTTACAGCAGCAAAAACCTGCCGCTTTGGGTCAGCAAAGTTTCGCTGTGGGCGCAAAGCGCAACCCATGATTATCAGGTGCCAGCGGAACTGGCACGTTTTGGTCAGCAGGTATTGATTGAGAAGACCAAAAAAGGTGAAGCCCCTGAGCATGCGTTATTTGTTGCGATTGACCAGTTTCTGGCGCAGCCGATTTCTCTGCGCGATCTGGTGATTGCCCGGGCGCTGACCGAAGTACGCAGTGCGGTGCGGAAAGAAAAACGGCTGCATGCGCTGCTGGGTTTTGATGACCTGCTGAGCCGACTGGATGAAGCACTGCAACAGCCCGCAGGCCCGCAGCTGGCTCAGGCGATTCGTCAGCGCTTTCCGGTGGCGCTGATTGATGAGTTTCAGGACACCGATCCCTTGCAATATCGCATTTTCAGCACGCTCTACGTTAACCAGCCAGAGCATGCGTTGTTGCTGATTGGCGATCCCAAACAGGCGATTTACGCGTTCCGTGGTGCGGATATTTTTACCTATATCCGCGCCCGTAATGATGTGAGCGCCCACTATACCCTCGATACCAACTGGCGCTCATCACCGCCGATGGTTGAAAGCGTCAACCGGCTTTTTAGCCGCCTTGATGCGCCTTTTTTATTCGCCGATATTCCGTTTTTGCCGGTGCACTTTGCTGAGCCAAATCAGGCATTGACGCTGAATCTCGATCAGCAACCGCAGGCCGCATTACGCTTCTGGCTACAACCCGGTGAGGGATGCAGCGTGGGCGATTACCAGCAACTGATGGCGCAGCAGTGTGCGGCTGATATCAGCCACTGGTTGCAGGCGGGTCATGAACAGCGTGCGTTGCTGGGGAAAGCACCGGCACTGCGCCCGGTACAGGCTTCGGACATCACCGTGCTGGTGCGCAGCCGCAACGAGGCGAACCTGATTCGCGAAGCGCTGAACCAACTGGCGATTCCATCGGTGTACCTGTCGAATCGCGACAGTGTCTATACCACCCCGGAAGCGCGCGAGTTGCTGTGGTTGTTGCAGGCGGTGCTGGCACCGGAGCAGGAGCGGATGCTGCGTACTGCGCTGGCAACGTCACTGTTTGCTTTTGATGCGGCGCAACTGGATGCACTCGATCAGGATGCGCGCGGCTGGGATCAGCTGGTTGACACCTTTGCCCGCTGGCAACTGGTGTGGCAGCAACGTGGTGTGCTGCCGATGCTGCGCGAGATGATGCAGGAGCGGCAGCTGGCGGAAAATTTGCTGGCTTCGGAAAACGGTGAGCGCCATCTGACCGATTTGTTGCATCTGGGCGAGTTGTTGCAGGAGGCGGCATCTCAGCTCGACAGCCCGCATGCGCTGGTACGCCATCTGGCGCAGCAGATTGCCCGTCCTGATAGCCAGGCGGCCAGCCAGCAGCTGCGTCTGGAAAGCGATCGTCATCTGGTACAGATCGTCACTATCCATAAATCGAAAGGCTTACAGTATCCGCTGGTATGGCTGCCCTTTGCCGCCGGTTTCCGTGAAGCCGATACCGCGTTGTATCACGACCGGGAAAGCTTTGGTGCGGTGCTGGATTTACAAAACGATGAGGCCAGCCTGGAATTAGCCGAGCAGGAGCGTCTGGCGGAAGATTTGCGTCTGTTGTATGTGGCGCTGACGCGTTCGGTTTATCACTGTAGCGTTGGCGTGGCACCGCTGTTTCGCGGCACCCGTAAGAAAGAGGGCGCAAGCGATCTGCATAAAAGCGCACTCGGTTTTCTGCTGCAACGCGGTGAGGCTACGACGGCGGAGCAACTGGCTGCACTGCTGGCAGCAATGAATGATGCAGCAACCGAGGTGGTGCCTGCCGGTGATGCTGATGCGACGCGCTGGCAATCTCAGGCCGTCAGTGAGACGACGTTAAATGCGCGTGAAGTGACACGTGCGCTGGCCGATCCCTGGCGTGTTACCAGCTACTCCGGTTTACAACAGCACGGCAGCAGCCGTTTGCTGGAAGTGATGCCGGGGTTTGATGTGGACGCAGCGGCAGACGAGCCGGGCGAGCCACAACCTTCTGCACTGACGCCACATCATTTCCCGCGCGGTGCGGCGCCCGGTACTTTCCTGCATGAACTGTTTGAGTCGCTGGATTTTACCCAGCCACCCAGCGAAGAGCTGCTGTTGCAGCATCTGCAACAAAATGGTTATCCACCGCACTGGCAGCCAATGCTCAGTGACTGGATTGCCAGGGTAGTAAGTACCCCACTTAATGCTGAGGGAATTCATCTGGCGGGCATTGAACCACAACATCGCCTGGTCGAGATGGCGTTTTATCTGCCGATTAATGGCCTGCTGCGCGCTGAAGAAATGGATGCGCTGGTGCGCAGCCATGATGGGTTATCGCAGCATGCCCCGGTCCTCGATTTTCGTCAGGTGCAGGGCATGCTGAAGGGCTTTATCGATTTGGTGTTCCGCTGGCAGGGTAAATATTATCTGCTGGATTACAAATCCAACTGGCTGGGCGATAGCCATACCGCCTATACGCCGCAGGCGATGGCTCAGGCGATGATCGACCACCGCTACGATTTACAGTACCAGTTGTATAGCCTGGCGCTGCACCGTTATCTGCGCCATCGGCTGGCTGATTACGATTATGAGCAGCATTTTGGTGGGGTGTTCTATCTGTTTTTACGCGGTATGGATGGCAGCTCGCCTGACAATGGTGTGTTTCACACCCGGCCATCCGGCGAGTTTATTACACAGCTGGATAGCCTGTTCAGCGGGCAGGGAGTGACATCATGA
- the recD gene encoding exodeoxyribonuclease V subunit alpha: protein MSSMTALLTQAMELRLLRPLDIQFACLVADDSQPARLLAAACLSAEAGEGHVCLPLTQLTRDELFNGRHPELAQAIWLAAGEPQDWLAVFQGWSALSDSAQATPVVLAQQRLYLHRLWQNEGQVARFFRADAAPQHFAAEAIRQVLDQLFGIQPEDWQKIAAAVALTQKTAVISGGPGTGKTTTVAKLLAALIRLSDGTLRIQLAAPTGKAAARLTESLGKALRQLPVSDTERQAFPAEATTLHRLLGAQPETQRLRYHAGNPLHLDVLVVDEASMVDLGMMANLIAALPPQARVIFLGDRDQLASVEAGAVLGDICRCAEAGYSLERATQLSQLTGCDVPGREDAEAPLVRDAICLLRKSYRFDAQSGIGKLAAAVNQGDVAEVERVFGAGFSDITRQPLSDAQAYQAMLTQVAEGYRPYLQLVAGRADPADIIHAFGRYQLLCALREGPFGVQGLNQRIEQKLIQLQLIRRPTGGSRWYQGRPVMITRNDSALGLFNGDIGITLPDEEGVLKVFFPLPDGTIKAVQPSRLPAHDTAWAMTVHKSQGSEFDHTALVMPAQFLPVLTRELIYTAITRARQQLTLYSDDGVFRRAVQLRTQRRSGLLERL from the coding sequence ATGAGTAGCATGACCGCCTTGCTGACTCAGGCGATGGAACTGCGTTTACTGCGTCCGCTTGATATCCAGTTTGCTTGTCTGGTGGCTGATGACAGCCAGCCTGCGCGTCTGCTGGCCGCGGCATGCCTCAGTGCCGAAGCGGGAGAAGGGCACGTCTGTCTGCCGCTGACGCAACTGACGCGTGATGAATTATTTAATGGTCGCCATCCTGAGCTGGCGCAGGCCATCTGGCTGGCGGCCGGTGAGCCGCAGGACTGGCTGGCGGTCTTCCAGGGCTGGTCCGCGCTAAGCGATAGCGCGCAAGCCACCCCTGTCGTGCTGGCGCAGCAGCGGCTTTATCTGCATCGGTTGTGGCAAAACGAAGGCCAGGTGGCACGCTTTTTCCGTGCAGATGCCGCGCCGCAGCACTTTGCTGCCGAGGCAATACGCCAGGTGCTGGACCAGCTGTTTGGCATACAGCCAGAGGACTGGCAAAAGATTGCCGCTGCGGTGGCGCTGACACAAAAAACTGCGGTGATTTCCGGTGGTCCCGGCACCGGCAAAACCACGACGGTAGCGAAACTGCTGGCAGCGCTGATTCGTCTGAGTGACGGTACGCTGCGTATTCAGCTGGCCGCGCCGACCGGGAAAGCGGCCGCGCGTCTGACGGAGTCATTGGGCAAAGCGCTGCGACAACTTCCGGTTAGCGATACGGAGCGGCAGGCTTTTCCGGCTGAAGCCACCACCCTGCATCGCCTGCTGGGTGCCCAGCCGGAGACGCAACGCCTGCGCTATCATGCGGGTAATCCGTTGCATCTGGATGTGCTGGTGGTGGATGAAGCTTCAATGGTCGATCTCGGCATGATGGCGAATCTGATCGCGGCCTTGCCGCCGCAAGCGCGGGTGATCTTTCTCGGCGATCGCGATCAGCTGGCGTCGGTCGAAGCGGGGGCGGTGCTGGGGGATATCTGTCGCTGTGCCGAAGCCGGTTACAGCCTGGAACGGGCAACTCAGCTCAGCCAGCTCACCGGCTGCGACGTGCCGGGCAGGGAAGACGCGGAAGCGCCGCTGGTGCGGGACGCCATCTGTCTGCTGCGCAAAAGCTATCGCTTTGATGCTCAATCAGGCATTGGCAAGCTGGCGGCGGCGGTGAACCAGGGCGATGTGGCGGAAGTTGAGCGCGTGTTTGGCGCAGGTTTTAGCGATATTACCCGTCAGCCGTTGAGCGATGCGCAGGCTTATCAGGCCATGCTAACTCAGGTTGCGGAGGGCTATCGACCTTATCTGCAGCTGGTGGCCGGGCGGGCTGATCCCGCCGATATTATCCATGCTTTTGGCCGTTATCAGCTGCTCTGCGCATTACGTGAGGGGCCGTTTGGCGTGCAGGGACTTAACCAGCGTATTGAGCAAAAGCTGATTCAGTTGCAGTTGATCCGTCGCCCGACGGGCGGCAGCCGTTGGTATCAGGGCAGACCGGTGATGATAACGCGCAACGACAGCGCGCTGGGTTTGTTTAATGGCGACATCGGTATCACGTTACCCGACGAGGAAGGGGTGCTGAAGGTGTTCTTTCCGTTACCGGATGGCACCATTAAAGCGGTGCAACCCAGCCGATTACCGGCACATGATACCGCCTGGGCGATGACGGTGCATAAATCACAGGGTTCAGAATTTGATCACACTGCGCTGGTGATGCCGGCGCAATTTCTACCGGTGTTGACGCGTGAGCTGATTTATACCGCCATTACCCGTGCGCGCCAGCAGCTGACGTTGTACAGCGATGACGGTGTGTTCCGACGTGCGGTGCAGCTACGCACCCAGCGCAGGAGTGGCTTGCTGGAGAGGCTGTAA
- the ptrA gene encoding pitrilysin has protein sequence MRIYARWIAALLLSITALTAVADEQRGWQPVNETIRKSDHDPRAYQAITLTNGMTVLLVSDPAAPKSLAALTLPIGSLDDPNQQLGLAHYLEHMVLMGSKLYPQPDNLAEFLKKHGGSHNASTASYRTAFYLEVENDALQPAVDRLADAIAEPLLDPVNADRERHAVNAELTMARSRDGLRMAQVGAETLNPAHPGARFSGGNLDTLKDKPGSQLHQALLDFYHSHYSANLMKAVIYSNKPLPEMADIAAKTFGRVANHQASVPDISVPVVTDAQKGIIIHYVPAQPRKQLKVEFRIANNSDRFRSKTDTLISYVLGNRSKNTLNDWLQRQGLADGVNAGADPMTERTSGVFAITVSLTDKGLAQRDEVVAAIFSYLDMLRSKGIDKGYFDEVSHVLALDFRYPSITRDMDYIEWLVDTMLRVPIEHALDAPYLADDYDPAAIKARLAEMTPQNARIWYISPQEPHNKEAYFVNAPYQVDKISDAQFSDWQQRASAIQLSLPTLNPYIPSDFSIMPSDGKTYTHPVALTTGDSMRIFWMPSQYYASEPKAAITLALRNKAAISDAQHQVLFGLNDYLSSLALDQLNSQASVGGISFSTGENDGLEFNASGFTQRLPELLKKLVEGYATFTPTQQQLEQAKSWYLDQLESADKGKAFELAIQPMQMLSQLPYTQREERRKLVKDITLQQVTDYRDALIHHATPEMIVVGNLSADRVKQLGEDLKQQLQSDGHTYWHSNYVAIDKPIKANMQKAGSSTDSALAALYVPLGYSEYQSMASSSMLSQIVQPWFYNQLRTVEQLGYAVFAFQMPVGRQWGIGFLLQSNSKQPAYLLQRFQAFYPQAEQRLRDMKPEEFAQYQQAMINDLQQRPQTLDEEANRYNRDFNRQNFAFDTRENVVAQIKQLTPAGLADFFHQAVLAQQGMAMISQIGGSHDGTVKDDYAQLPGWTTWQEVSQLQQSLPVKSDDK, from the coding sequence ATGCGGATTTACGCACGCTGGATAGCGGCGCTGCTGCTTAGCATCACGGCTTTAACTGCCGTGGCTGATGAGCAGCGCGGCTGGCAGCCAGTCAATGAAACCATTCGTAAAAGCGATCACGATCCACGCGCCTATCAGGCGATAACGCTGACAAACGGCATGACCGTCCTGCTGGTCTCCGATCCCGCCGCACCTAAGTCACTGGCAGCATTGACATTGCCGATTGGATCGCTGGACGATCCTAATCAGCAACTGGGCCTGGCGCACTATCTCGAACATATGGTGCTGATGGGATCGAAGCTCTATCCCCAGCCGGATAACCTCGCAGAATTCCTGAAAAAACACGGTGGCAGCCATAACGCCAGTACCGCGTCCTATCGCACGGCGTTCTATCTCGAAGTGGAGAATGATGCGCTGCAACCGGCGGTAGATCGTCTGGCGGATGCTATTGCTGAGCCGTTACTCGATCCGGTCAATGCCGATCGTGAACGTCACGCGGTCAATGCCGAGCTGACGATGGCACGCTCGCGCGATGGCCTGCGTATGGCGCAGGTGGGCGCAGAAACCCTCAACCCGGCGCATCCCGGCGCGCGTTTTTCCGGCGGCAATCTTGATACGCTGAAGGACAAACCGGGTAGCCAGCTGCATCAGGCGTTGCTTGATTTCTACCATAGCCACTACTCAGCTAACCTGATGAAAGCGGTGATTTACAGCAACAAACCGCTGCCGGAGATGGCGGATATCGCCGCTAAAACCTTTGGTCGTGTAGCGAATCACCAGGCCAGCGTGCCGGATATCAGCGTGCCGGTGGTGACCGATGCGCAGAAAGGTATCATCATTCATTACGTGCCCGCCCAGCCACGCAAGCAGCTGAAAGTGGAGTTCCGCATTGCTAACAACAGCGACCGTTTCCGCAGTAAGACCGACACGCTGATCAGCTACGTGCTGGGGAATCGCAGCAAAAACACCCTGAATGACTGGCTGCAACGTCAGGGGCTGGCGGACGGTGTCAATGCCGGTGCTGACCCGATGACCGAACGCACCAGCGGCGTGTTTGCCATTACCGTCTCGCTGACCGACAAAGGTCTGGCACAGCGTGATGAGGTGGTGGCAGCAATATTTAGCTATCTCGATATGCTGCGTAGCAAAGGCATCGATAAAGGCTATTTTGATGAAGTTTCCCATGTGCTGGCGCTGGATTTCCGTTATCCCTCCATCACCCGCGACATGGATTACATCGAATGGCTGGTTGATACCATGCTGCGGGTGCCGATTGAGCATGCGCTGGACGCCCCGTATTTGGCCGATGACTATGATCCCGCCGCCATCAAGGCGCGTCTGGCGGAGATGACGCCGCAGAATGCACGTATCTGGTATATCAGCCCACAGGAGCCGCATAACAAAGAAGCCTACTTTGTTAATGCGCCTTACCAGGTCGATAAAATCAGCGATGCCCAGTTCAGTGACTGGCAGCAGCGCGCCAGTGCGATTCAGCTGTCATTACCCACCCTGAACCCTTATATCCCGTCGGACTTCTCCATCATGCCGTCCGATGGCAAAACCTACACCCATCCCGTTGCACTGACCACGGGCGACAGCATGCGTATTTTCTGGATGCCAAGTCAGTATTACGCCAGTGAACCGAAAGCGGCGATCACCCTGGCGCTGCGAAATAAAGCGGCGATCAGTGATGCACAGCATCAGGTGTTATTTGGCCTGAATGATTATCTCTCCAGCCTGGCGCTGGATCAGCTGAACTCGCAGGCATCAGTCGGGGGTATCAGCTTCTCTACCGGGGAAAATGATGGTCTGGAGTTTAACGCCAGCGGCTTTACCCAGCGTCTGCCGGAACTGCTGAAAAAGCTGGTGGAAGGTTACGCCACCTTCACGCCAACCCAGCAGCAACTGGAACAGGCGAAATCCTGGTATCTTGATCAGCTGGAATCGGCGGATAAAGGCAAAGCGTTTGAACTGGCGATTCAGCCGATGCAGATGCTGTCGCAGCTACCTTATACCCAGCGTGAGGAGCGTCGTAAGCTGGTGAAAGATATCACCCTGCAGCAGGTCACCGACTATCGCGATGCGCTGATTCACCACGCCACACCAGAAATGATCGTGGTCGGTAATCTCTCTGCGGATCGGGTCAAACAGCTGGGCGAAGATCTGAAGCAGCAATTGCAGAGTGACGGCCACACTTACTGGCACAGCAACTATGTGGCGATTGATAAGCCGATCAAAGCCAACATGCAAAAAGCGGGCAGCAGCACCGATTCGGCACTGGCTGCGCTCTATGTGCCGCTCGGTTACAGCGAATACCAGAGCATGGCGAGCAGCTCTATGCTCAGCCAGATTGTGCAGCCGTGGTTCTATAACCAACTGCGTACGGTGGAGCAGCTGGGTTATGCGGTGTTTGCCTTCCAGATGCCGGTGGGACGCCAGTGGGGTATCGGTTTCCTGCTGCAAAGCAACAGCAAGCAACCGGCTTACCTGTTGCAGCGCTTCCAGGCCTTCTATCCACAGGCCGAACAACGCCTGCGTGATATGAAACCGGAAGAGTTCGCCCAGTATCAGCAGGCAATGATCAACGATCTGCAACAGCGTCCGCAGACGCTGGATGAAGAAGCCAATCGCTACAACCGTGATTTCAATCGCCAGAACTTTGCCTTTGATACCCGTGAAAACGTGGTTGCCCAGATCAAACAGCTGACCCCTGCCGGCCTGGCAGATTTCTTCCATCAGGCAGTGCTGGCACAGCAGGGCATGGCGATGATTTCGCAGATTGGCGGCAGCCATGATGGCACGGTGAAAGACGATTATGCCCAGTTGCCTGGCTGGACCACCTGGCAGGAAGTTTCGCAGTTGCAGCAGTCGCTGCCGGTGAAGAGTGACGACAAATGA
- the argA gene encoding amino-acid N-acetyltransferase, whose translation MKERSTELVQGFRHTVPYINAHRGKTFVIMLGGEAIEHENFSSIVNDIGLLHSLGIRLVVVYGARPQIDSSMAQQQLEPIYHKYTRVTDAQSLELVKQAAGRLQLDITARLSMSLNNTPLQGAHINVVSGNFIIAQPLGVDDGVDYCHSGRIRRIDEEAIHRQLDNGAIVLLGPVAVSVTGESFNLTSEEVATQLAIKLKAEKMIGFCAEQGVTNRDGDIISELFPNDAQARIDEMESDGDFLSAAVRFLRGAVKACRSGVRRSHLISYQEDGALLQELFSRDGIGTQIVMESAEQIRRATINDIGGILELIRPLEQQGILVRRSREQLEMEIDKFTIIERDNLTIACAALYPFPDEQIGEMACVAVHPDYRSSSRGEALLQRVALQARQMGLKKLFVLTTRSIHWFQERGFTPVDIESLPESKKKMYNYQRRSKVLMADLR comes from the coding sequence GTGAAGGAACGTAGTACCGAACTGGTTCAGGGTTTTCGCCACACCGTTCCCTATATAAATGCCCACCGTGGCAAGACCTTTGTCATCATGTTGGGTGGCGAAGCCATCGAACATGAAAACTTCTCCAGCATCGTTAACGATATCGGCCTGCTGCATAGCCTGGGCATTCGTCTGGTGGTGGTGTACGGCGCCCGCCCGCAGATTGATTCCAGCATGGCGCAGCAGCAACTGGAACCGATTTATCACAAATACACGCGCGTGACCGATGCTCAATCGCTGGAGCTGGTGAAGCAGGCGGCGGGCCGTTTGCAGCTGGATATCACCGCACGGCTGTCCATGAGCCTCAACAACACGCCGTTGCAGGGCGCGCATATTAATGTGGTCAGCGGCAACTTCATTATTGCCCAGCCGCTTGGTGTGGATGACGGTGTGGATTACTGCCACAGCGGACGCATTCGTCGTATCGATGAAGAAGCGATTCATCGCCAGCTGGATAACGGTGCCATTGTGTTGCTCGGTCCGGTTGCGGTTTCCGTGACGGGTGAAAGCTTTAACCTGACCTCGGAAGAAGTCGCCACGCAGCTGGCGATCAAACTCAAAGCGGAAAAAATGATTGGTTTCTGTGCCGAACAGGGCGTGACCAACCGCGATGGCGATATTATTTCTGAGCTGTTCCCTAACGATGCCCAGGCGCGTATCGATGAAATGGAAAGCGACGGCGATTTTCTCTCCGCAGCGGTGCGTTTCCTGCGCGGTGCGGTGAAGGCCTGCCGAAGCGGCGTGCGTCGCAGCCATTTGATCAGCTATCAGGAAGACGGGGCGCTGTTGCAGGAGTTGTTCTCACGCGACGGTATCGGTACGCAGATCGTGATGGAGTCCGCCGAACAGATTCGCCGCGCCACCATTAATGATATCGGTGGCATTCTTGAACTGATTCGCCCGCTGGAGCAGCAGGGAATTCTGGTACGCCGTTCACGCGAGCAGCTGGAAATGGAGATCGACAAGTTCACCATCATTGAACGCGACAACCTGACCATTGCCTGCGCGGCACTGTATCCCTTCCCGGACGAGCAGATTGGTGAAATGGCCTGCGTGGCAGTGCATCCGGATTATCGCAGTTCTTCGCGCGGTGAAGCGCTGCTGCAACGTGTGGCTTTACAGGCACGTCAGATGGGCCTGAAAAAGCTGTTCGTGCTCACCACCCGCAGCATTCACTGGTTCCAGGAACGCGGCTTTACCCCGGTGGATATTGAGTCGCTGCCGGAAAGTAAGAAGAAGATGTACAACTATCAGCGCCGTTCTAAGGTGCTGATGGCCGATTTGCGTTAG